Proteins co-encoded in one Corylus avellana chromosome ca9, CavTom2PMs-1.0 genomic window:
- the LOC132191704 gene encoding AUGMIN subunit 1, whose amino-acid sequence MSDPPVSESKSGSDASRISEVQKWLAARFGDAGKEVPDFEYTPRSVAYLHSVITISESKEKSADILAKDFRRKAAEYRSQAARIREILESVGLAQDSLPSNVVGSAQVLANVANLLNIRDTELSSFLVAMGDISLRKTGVEEKRAKVQKESKILLDYTRKAIARLTYLKRTLAQLEDDVPPCEAQMENWKTNLQVMAAKERQYMQQCANYKAVLNRVGYSPEISHGMLVETAEHRKDLEKKTKPILDTLRSYQDLPPDKALAALAIEDKKRQYAAAEKYLEDVLHSALATSE is encoded by the exons atgAGCGATCCTCCGGTGAGTGAATCGAAGAGTGGTTCCGATGCGTCTCGGATTTCGGAAGTTCAGAAATGGCTGGCCGCCCGATTCGGCGATGCCGGCAAAGAAGTCCCCGATTTCGAGTACACCCCGAGAAGCGTCGCGTATTTGCACAGTGTTATCACCATATCCGAATCCAAGGAAAAATCGGCTGACATTCTCGCCAAGGATTTCCGCCGAAAAGCCGCCGAGTACCGCTCCCAAG CTGCAAGGATTAGGGAAATATTGGAGAGTGTGGGGCTGGCACAGGACAGTTTGCCGTCAAATGTGGTTGGATCAGCGCAGGTTCTTGCGAATGTGGCAAATTTGTTGAACATAAGAGACACGGAACTAAGTAG CTTTCTTGTAGCGATGGGGGATATTTCTTTGAGGAAGACTGGTGTGGAGGAGAAGAGGGCTAAAGTACAAAAGGAGTCCAAGATTCTTCTTGATTATACCCGAAAGGCAATAGCCAGACTAACCTATCTGAAAAG AACCTTGGCACAGCTAGAAGATGATGTACCTCCGTGTGAGGCTCAAATGGAAAATTGGAAGACAAACTTGCAAGTTATGGCTGCGAAGGAGCGGCAATACATGCAACAATGTGCCAATTACAAG GCAGTACTCAATCGAGTGGGCTACAGCCCAGAAATTAGCCATGGGATGTTGGTTGAAACGGCTGAGCACAGGAAAGAtttagagaagaaaacaaagccCATACTTGACACCTTGAGGAGCTACCAAGATTTGCCACCA GATAAAGCTTTGGCTGCTTTGGCAATCGAGGACAAGAAAAGACAGTATGCTGCTGCAGAGAAGTATCTTGAAGATGTACTGCATTCAGCTCTTGCAACTTCGGAGTGA